In the Mycolicibacter sp. MU0102 genome, one interval contains:
- a CDS encoding NUDIX hydrolase, whose translation MSLHDSAVAALSAWDAPDSAQDSLRHAVLAFLAARSDACRRECVPGHITASTLVLDHTGEHALLTLHPRVGRWLQLGGHCEDTDPDIAAAALREATEESGITGLRLDPALAAVHVHPVTCSLGVPTRHLDLQFVAHASANAQIGISDESLALRWWPVNGLPPDADDALRHLVARAVR comes from the coding sequence ATGAGTCTGCACGACTCCGCCGTCGCGGCGCTGAGCGCTTGGGACGCACCCGATTCCGCGCAGGACTCGCTGCGGCATGCGGTGCTTGCGTTTCTGGCTGCCCGCTCCGACGCGTGCCGGCGCGAATGCGTTCCCGGCCACATCACCGCATCCACCCTGGTGCTCGACCACACCGGTGAACACGCGCTGCTCACGCTGCACCCGCGGGTGGGCCGCTGGCTGCAGCTCGGTGGGCACTGCGAGGACACCGACCCCGACATCGCCGCCGCCGCCCTGCGCGAGGCCACCGAGGAGTCCGGCATCACCGGCCTGCGACTGGATCCGGCGCTGGCAGCTGTACACGTGCATCCGGTGACCTGCTCGCTGGGCGTGCCGACCCGGCACCTGGATCTGCAGTTCGTGGCGCATGCGTCCGCGAATGCACAGATCGGTATCAGTGACGAGTCGCTTGCGCTGCGCTGGTGGCCGGTGAACGGCCTACCTCCGGACGCCGACGACGCGCTGCGGCACCTGGTGGCGCGGGCCGTCAGATAA